A region from the Melioribacter roseus P3M-2 genome encodes:
- a CDS encoding FMN-binding protein: MVRFIIIYLLLLSTVCAGIKEEAEKTVKSFFGSGFKVEMIKYDIPDDIKTRLENKYRQKFFRDNLYIWKIYRGDTLRAVAALDNVYGKSLPITFLVVFDTQAKVINAEIIKYRESYGGAVKEKVWLQQFRGKDASSSFEFGKEINSISGATISAGSVTKGIAKLTELINIIKSDL; this comes from the coding sequence ATGGTCCGATTTATTATTATATATTTATTGTTGTTAAGCACTGTCTGCGCCGGTATTAAGGAAGAAGCCGAAAAAACCGTCAAAAGTTTTTTCGGCTCCGGCTTTAAAGTGGAAATGATTAAATACGATATACCGGACGATATCAAAACAAGACTGGAGAATAAATACCGTCAGAAATTTTTCAGGGACAATTTGTACATATGGAAAATATACCGCGGAGATACACTGCGAGCCGTTGCGGCGCTGGACAACGTTTACGGTAAATCGCTACCGATTACCTTTCTCGTAGTTTTCGATACGCAGGCAAAAGTAATCAATGCGGAAATAATAAAATACAGAGAATCTTACGGAGGAGCGGTAAAAGAAAAAGTTTGGTTGCAGCAATTCCGCGGGAAGGACGCTTCTTCGTCATTCGAATTCGGCAAGGAGATCAATTCCATCAGCGGCGCTACAATTTCCGCCGGGTCTGTTACCAAAGGAATAGCCAAACTAACCGAGTTGATAAATATTATTAAATCCGATTTATGA